In the Flavobacteriales bacterium genome, TGCGCAGCGGGGCCTGCAACGGCACCAACATCGGGTGTGCCGACGCCACGGTGGAGGACGGCATCGAGCAAGTCTCCCTGGCGGGCCTCACGGTGGGAGCCACTTACTACGTGCGGGTGTACGACTACTACACGGGTGCGGCACCGACCACGGACTTCACGATCTGCGTGTTCGGCACGCCCCCGCCACCGGCCAACGACCAGTGCGCGAACGTGGTGAGCCAAAACCTGAGCGTTGGCGGCACCCTCAACTTCACGGGCAGCACCGCCGGGGCCACGGTCACGAACGATGTGGTGGTCGGCGGTGACTTCGACGACGCCATTCCCAAGGTGTGGCATCGGTTCACCACGAGCACCTGTGCGAACGTGACGTTGGACTATTGCGGGACCACACCGGTGTTCGATCAGATCTACATCGCCCTGGCCACGGCCTGCCCGGCCGATGCGGGGGTCCTTGGCACCTTCGACTTCACCACCTGTGCGGACGGCAACGGAACGGTGACCTTCGCGCAGCTGCCGGCCGGCAGCTACTACATCCCCATCGGCCTGTTCGGTGCCGGAAGCTCCGGTCCCTACTCCATCGAACTGAACGCCACCGCGTGCGGTGCGGCCCCGGCGAACGACGACTGCGCCGGTGCCCAGCAGCTGCCGGTGAACACCACCTGCACACCGGTGACCGGTGATGTGGCGGGGGCCACGGAGTCCATCTCCGCGCTCACCTGTGCCACCTTCACGGGCAACGCGAACGATGACGTGTGGTACAGCTTCGTGGCCACGGCGGCGTCGCTCACCATCGAGGTGGACGGCTCGGCGAGCTTCGATGCGGTGGTGGACCTGCGCAGCGGAGCGTGCAACGGCACCAACATCGCCTGCGCCGACGCCACGGTGGCCGATGGGGTGGAGACCATTCAGGCCACAGGGCTCACGGTGGGGCAGACCTACTATGTGCGTGTGTACGACTACGCCGCGGGCTTTCCCGCCACCACGGACTTCACCATCTGCGTCTTCGGCGGCGGTATCGCACCGTCCAATGACCAGTGCCAGAACATCGTTCCCCAGGCGCTCAGCGTGGGCGGGTCGCTGAACTTCAGCGGAACCACCGTGGGCGCCACCACCACCAATGATGCGGTGCCCCTGTCCGACATGGACGATGGTATTCCCAAGGTCTGGCACGCGTTCACCCTGAACGATTGCGCCAACGTGCAGGTATCCTATTGCAACACCACGCCGGTGTTCGACGAGATCTACATCGTGTGGACGGATTGCCCGGCGAGCACCTTCAACCTGGGGACCTTTGATTTCACCACCTGCGCTGACGGCAATGGCACGGTGTTCTTCAATGCGCTGCCGGCAGGCACCTACTACCTGCCCATCGGCCAGTTCGGTTCCACCACGACCGGCCCGTACGCCCTGGAGCTGACGGCCACGGCTTGTGCCGGTGTACCTCCCAATGATGACTGCGGAGGGGCCACGTCGCTCACGGCGGGCACCACCTGCCAGTATGTGACCGGTGATGTCGCGAACGCCACCGAGTCCCTGCCGGCGCTTTCCTGCAACGGCTTCACCGGTGATGCGAACGATGATGTGTGGTTCAGCTTCGTGGCCACGGCCGCGCAGCTCACGGTGGAAGTGGCCGGCTCTGATTCGCTCGATGCGGTCGTCGAGCTCTTCTCCGGCGGTTGTGCGAACCCGACGAGCATCGATTGCGCGGATGCGACCCTGGAAGGGGGCACCGAAGTGATCCAGGCCACCGGACTGACCGTCGGACAGACGTATCACGTCCGGGTGTACCACTTCTATACGGACATCCCGGTGACCACCGACTTCAACATCTGCGTGTTCGGCGGTGGTGCGGCCCCGGCGAACGACAACTGCGCCAACGTGACGCCCCAGCCGCTCGCCGTCGGCGGAAGCGTGAACTTCTCCGGCACCACCGTGGGCGCGACGGCCACGGGTGATGCGGTCCCCGGTTCGCCGATGGACGACAACGTACCCAAGGTGTGGCATGCCTTCACGCTGTCCGATTGTGCGGACGTCACCGTGTCCTATTGCGGCACGACCCCGGTGTTCGATCAGGCCTACATCGTGTGGACGACCTGCCTGGCGGATACGTTCTATGCGGGCACCTTCGACTTCACCACCTGTCCGGACGGCAACATCACCATCGCGTTCGTCAACCTGCAGCCCGGCACGTATTGGCTGCCGGTGGGTCAGTTCGGATCCGGCACCACCGGCCCGTACACCATCGCGGTGAGCGCAGCGGCCTGTGCCGGTCCTCCGGCGAACGATGACTGCGCCAACGCCATCGGCCTGCCGGTGTGGGCGGTGACGGATTGCCCGCAGAACAGCGCCCTGGGCAACAACGTGCAGGCGACCCAGGACGCCGGTGATCCCAGTTGTGACACGACCACGGGCACCTACCTCGACATGTGGTACTCGTTCAACTCCGGGCCGAACAATGCTGTAACGATCACCTTCAACAACATCAGCATGGGCGATGCCGTGGTGGTGGTGTACGATGGGTGCAACGGTGCGGAGGTGAGCTGTGAGATCGGCCCGATCGCCGCATACGACGTCACGGTGGCCCCGAACACGGACCATGTGGTGCGGGTGTACTCCAATACGCAGTATGGCGGCGGCGGCAACTTCGAGATCTGCCTGTCCGCTGCCATCAGCACCGCGCTCGCGGAAGCTTCGGTGGACGGCTGGACGGTGTTCCCGAACCCGACCGAAGGCAGCTTGTCCATCGTGTGGCCGGCGATGGCGACCGATGCGCGTCTGGAGCTCTTCGACGCCACGGGTCGCGTGGTGTGGAGCGGCCGGCGCACGCTGAACACCGGCATGAACCCGGTGCGCGATGGCGCCGAAGCCCTCATGGCCGGCACCTACATCCTGCGCGTCAGCACGGACGACCGGACCAGCGAGCAGCGGATCGTGGTGCAGTGATCCCACCAGAATACAGGTAGCGGGGCGGTCCTTCGGGCCGCCCCGCTGCTTTTCGGTGGATGCGAGGTTGTGCACATCCGGCTGTTGATCGATCACCGGCCGGGAGCGGATCGGGGCCTTGGATCCCGTGGGTGACGCGGATAGTTTCGCCGCCCGGTCCGTGCACCAGCCGGACCACCGTCCGGATGCAACGTCTGCG is a window encoding:
- a CDS encoding T9SS type A sorting domain-containing protein; translation: MSIAVAALALAALDTSAQRMKQDIERHPAARKSGPDRAASPGEKHLAIHTGGTVKSQRPAQTGLFRGGAPVNDNCPGAITLTVGATCNPVAGNAAGATNSLAAITCNTFTGDADDDVWYKFTATAAALTVRVDGSLEYDAVVDVRSGACNGTNIGCADATVEDGIEQVSLAGLTVGATYYVRVYDYYTGAAPTTDFTICVFGTPPPPANDQCANVVSQNLSVGGTLNFTGSTAGATVTNDVVVGGDFDDAIPKVWHRFTTSTCANVTLDYCGTTPVFDQIYIALATACPADAGVLGTFDFTTCADGNGTVTFAQLPAGSYYIPIGLFGAGSSGPYSIELNATACGAAPANDDCAGAQQLPVNTTCTPVTGDVAGATESISALTCATFTGNANDDVWYSFVATAASLTIEVDGSASFDAVVDLRSGACNGTNIACADATVADGVETIQATGLTVGQTYYVRVYDYAAGFPATTDFTICVFGGGIAPSNDQCQNIVPQALSVGGSLNFSGTTVGATTTNDAVPLSDMDDGIPKVWHAFTLNDCANVQVSYCNTTPVFDEIYIVWTDCPASTFNLGTFDFTTCADGNGTVFFNALPAGTYYLPIGQFGSTTTGPYALELTATACAGVPPNDDCGGATSLTAGTTCQYVTGDVANATESLPALSCNGFTGDANDDVWFSFVATAAQLTVEVAGSDSLDAVVELFSGGCANPTSIDCADATLEGGTEVIQATGLTVGQTYHVRVYHFYTDIPVTTDFNICVFGGGAAPANDNCANVTPQPLAVGGSVNFSGTTVGATATGDAVPGSPMDDNVPKVWHAFTLSDCADVTVSYCGTTPVFDQAYIVWTTCLADTFYAGTFDFTTCPDGNITIAFVNLQPGTYWLPVGQFGSGTTGPYTIAVSAAACAGPPANDDCANAIGLPVWAVTDCPQNSALGNNVQATQDAGDPSCDTTTGTYLDMWYSFNSGPNNAVTITFNNISMGDAVVVVYDGCNGAEVSCEIGPIAAYDVTVAPNTDHVVRVYSNTQYGGGGNFEICLSAAISTALAEASVDGWTVFPNPTEGSLSIVWPAMATDARLELFDATGRVVWSGRRTLNTGMNPVRDGAEALMAGTYILRVSTDDRTSEQRIVVQ